GAGAGGAACTGGTTGCCGAGCCCGTTGCCCTCGTGTGCGCCGGGGATCAGCCCGGCCACGTCGACGAGTTTCGTCGGGACGAACCGCGTCCCGTCGGCGCAGTAGCCGACGTTCGGCGTACATTCCTCGTCGAACTCCGGTGCCGCGCAGTCGACGCGGACGTAGGCCTCGCCGACGCTGGGATCGATCGTCGTGAACGGGTAGGCCCCTTCGGGCACGTCGTTCATGGTCGCTGCGTTGAAGAAAGAGGACTTGCCGACAGATGGTTTGCCGACGAGTCCGATCCGGTAACTCGTACTCATTATCCGTCCGTAGCGCGGGCCGCCTAAACGGGTTTCTGTCCGACAGCGCAGTGGTATGTGTCGCCCTGGCAAATTCGGCCGATCGCTGGGAACGGGCTCGCTCGGCTCGCCGGGACGCATTCGAGTTCGAAAAATCCGATCGGCTCGAATCCGCCGCGGCTATAGTAGTCGTTGAAACGATTTACTCACCGCTCGAGTGCGAGCCGGGAGTGCAATGACGTTCAACGACTACGATACCGAAATCAGGAGACGTGGGTCGGCGGCTCGGCGGCCGTTTCGATGTCGAGTTCGGCGGCGACGTCCGACAGGAGGTCGCCCTTGACTTCCGAGCTCCGCCAGCCGATCTCGGCGACGAGGGGCGGCTCGAACTCGGAGCGGACCGTCTCGAGGCGCTCCGCTTCCGTTTCGACGCGCTCGCGGAGGTACCGCCCGCCGCGGCCGTTCTCGTCGGGGTCCGGCGAGGGCGTGAGTTTGTTGGCGACGAGGCCCCGGACCGTGAGGTCCTTCTCCTGCAGATTCGCGATCGCGCGCTCGGTCTCGTTCAACGACAGTTCGTCGGGGTTCAGGACGAGGAAGAACGCGGCGTCGTCCTGGAGCGCCGACCCGGCGAAGTCGAAGAACTCCTTGCGATCCTGCAACCGCGCGAGGACGGGGTCGCCCTCCATGACGCGGCGCGGTTCGTTGCTCCCGACGGCGGCCTTCTCGAAGAGGTCGATGCTCGTCCGTCGCTTGTGCATCAGTCGGTCGATCCACCCTTCCAGCAGGTCGGGGAGTCCGAGGAGCCGGAGCGTGCTCCCCGTCGGCGAGGTGTCGAAGACGACGCGATCGTACTCCGCCGCGTTCCGCATCACGTCGACGAACCGATCGAACAGCGCCGATTCGTAGGCGCCGGGGGTTCCGTGGGCCATCTCGAGTTGTCGGTTGATCTCGTTGACCATCGAGGCCGACACCTGTTCGGAGAGGTCCTGTCGGATCTCGTCGAGGTGGCGGGTCACCTCGTCCTCGGGGTCGATCTCCATCGCGTCGAGGCCGTCGATCCCCTCCACCGATTGCGGCGAGTCGTCGAACGGCTGGTCGAACACGTCGGTGACGGAGTGGGCCGGGTCGGTCGAGACGACGAGCGTCCGCTGGCCGTCGCGCGCACAGCGGAGCGCGTACGCACAGGAGACGGTCGTTTTGCCGACGCCGCCCTTGCCGCCGAAGAAGACGAATGGCTCCATCAGAAGTGGTACTGCTGTCCTTTGCGTTCGAGATACGTGCTACGATCCCACAGCCGCCGCTCCCACGATTCGAACTCGTCCTCGAGGTACGGGAGCAGTTCCGCGGTGTAGTAGGAAACCGGCGACGGAATCCCGAACGCGTCCGGGAAACACGCCAGAATGAACGCGTCCTCGGCGTCCTCGGCTTCCTTCTCGATCTTCTCGTACGACGGGTGTGTGATCATTCCGTGATAGAGCCCCCGTAACCACTCGTCGAGCGTCTCGCGAAACGCTTCGATCCGGTCGGCCAGATCCATGCCAGTATCTGTGTATCGAACGCTAAAAACCCTCGTGGATCGCTTTCAAGAGGCTCCGATCCCAGTGTCCGGACATGGAGACGAACACGGACGACGACATCCCGGTCACGATCCTCTCTGGGAATTTGGGTGCCGGGAAGACGACGCTTCTCAATCACCTGCTCTCGAACGCCGGCGATCGGACGCTAGCGGTCCTCGTCAACGACATGGGCGAGGTCAACGTCGACGCCGAACTCGTCGCCGAAGGCTCGGAACTCGAGCTCGACGACGGCGTGACGGAGCTCTCGAACGGCTGTATCTGCTGTGAACTCCAGGACGATCTCGAGACGGCCGTCGTCAGGCTGGCCCGCGACCGCTCGTTCGACCACCTCGTCGTCGAATCGTCGGGCATCTCCGAGCCCGCACCCGTCGCGCGGCTGTTCACGACCGAGTCCCGCGTCGCCGCGCTCTACGACGTCGACACGCTCGTGACCGTCCTCGACACGCCCGCGTTCCTCGAGGCCTTCGCGGGGGAGGAACGACCCGAGCGTCGGGGGAGCGAGGACGACCGGCCGCTCTCGGACCTGCTCGTCGAACAGGTCGAGGTCTCGAACCTCGTCCTGCTCAACAAGGCCGATCTGTGCTCCGAGGGGGAACTCGCCGAGGCCGAGGAACTCGTCGGTGCGCTCCAGCCCGACGCGGAGACGATCCGCACGGAGTTCTCGGCGGTCGATCCGGACCGACTACTCGGCGCCGGCCTGTTCGACGCCGGCCGAGTGAACGACCTGCCGGGCTGGAAACGCGCGCTCGAGTCGGACGACGGGCACGAGCACGATCACGGACACGACGGGGACGACCACGGCGGCCATCACCACCCCGACGAGGTATACGGCGTCTCGTCGTTCGTCTATCGGTCGCGACGGCCGTTCCACCCCGAGCGGTTCGACGAGTTCCTCCGGGAGCTCCCGCGATCGATCGTCCGTGCGAAGGGGACCGCGTGGCTCGCCGACAACGAGATGCGCGTGACGATCGCCCAGGCCGGCCCGTCGATCAGAGCGACCGCGCAGGGACCCTGGATCGCCAGCCTCCCCGAGGTCGAACGCGACATGTATCGATCGAACCGACCGAACCTCGAGTGGCACGACGAGCACGGCGACCGCCGGACCGAACTCGTCTTCATCGGGACCGACTACGACGAAGGAGCGCTTCGGACGGCGCTCGAGGACGCGCTCGTCACTGACGACGAGTGGGAGACGGATTTCGACGGGCCGTTCCCGGACGAACAGGGCGAGGAAACGGTCGTTCGAGAGCCGTAACGACGGGTCGAGTTCGAGCGACAGGCGGGGAGCTCGATTTCTGGGGATGAGGGGGAGAAAACGGAGACCGATCAGCAGGCGCAGTCGCGACCGCTCGAGCGTTCGAAGCGCATCTCGTCTCCGCAATCCGGACAGACCGGATCGCCCTCGAGGTCGACGTCCCTGATCCGAACGGCGCAGTCGTCACACCAGTAGGCGCCTTCGGAGCCGTCGTCGGGGCGGCCCTTCGGCGAGGGCGACGCGAGCGCCGATTTCATCGATTCGATGAGTCCCATAGTCGACGGTTCACCTGTGGCGGAAATAACGTTGTGCTACTGTGTGTCAGAGACACACGACCGCGTACTTGCAACCAGTTCGGAATCGGTTCGCCGTGACGGAGTCGGTCATCCAACGACGAGCGGCACTGCGAGCGCGATCAGGATCACCGTGAGGATCGGAATCAGGTAGAACAGTCGCTCGGCGCGGACCGCCGACGGCACGCAACCGGCCGTCTCCGGACAAAACGTCCACACCTGTCGATAGAAGGCACCGATCGCGACGACGGCGAACAGCGCCGCGGAGAGTCCGATCGCGATCTCGAGTGACAAACCGAGCGCCTGACCGTACAGCGGACCGAACGACAGCAGGACCATGAAGGCGAGCCCGACAACCACGAAGAAGGGCACGGGATCGACGTGAGAGCCCTGACGGTTTCGCAGGTGCATACTGGTCGTTGTCCGCCGAAGGACAAAGAGCTATAGCATGTTTTGATCGCCCGAATTCAGCGCCCCGGTTCACGGAACGGACGGGGAGAACAGCGAACAGTATAAGTGGCGGTGACGACCTCTCCCTGTATGAGCGATGGTGACACCGAGCGAGATGATGACGGGTTCGAGGCCGGCGTGTCGTCTTCGCAGGGTGACCCCCGCGTCCTGATCGCGATGAACGTCGTGCTTTCCACGCTATTCGCGTGGTCGATCGTCTGGGGGCTGTCGTTCATCGGAGCCGTCGAGTTCGGGCTCATCAACGTCGCAACGGCCGCGATACTCCTGTTCGCGATGACGTATCTCGTGACGATGTCGTAGGCGGTGTCGGCCGGAATCGGACTACCGCCCGTAAATCAGTCGTCGACCGAAGTCGTCGAGTCGCTCGCTGACGCGCCCGGCCCAGGCACCCGGCGATATCCGTCGAAGCTCGTCGTCCTCCACCTCGATGGCGGACTCGCCGAACGGGTCGCGGGTTCCTTCGCCGTCACCATCGCCGTCGTCCTCGCCGGACGACGCGACGTCGACGACCGTCGACATCGAACACCGGCCGCAGCTTTCGGTCTTTTTGCCTCCCATGTGAATCCCTTGCACGAGAATACGTCTCCGGCGGCTAAAATCTACCGACCGGTCGACGGGGACGACAAATGGCCGACCGTATCGGGAACGGACCCACCGACGAATATTTGATACCCCGACGGTAACCGGTGGTATGAGAGATTGGGTCATGGTATCGAAGCGAACGGAACGGCTGCTAAGCCCCGAACGAACGCCGTCACGGCCGCAAGCACGCGATGAATGACGAGGCGACGCCGGCGGAACTCCCGGCCGAGATCCGCGAGGCGGTCCCCGACTGGGAGGACGAGTATCTCGACCGGGTCTCCGACCGGCTGATGTACAACTACGACCTCGAGAAGGACCGTCGCGTCGCCGGCGAGCGGTGGGATCTCTACGGAGAGATGCGCGTACTCAGCCAGAAGCAGTTCTTCCACCCGTCGCTGAGTTACGGCGATCACGAGGCCGAAGAGTACCTCTTCGCCCGGCGCGAGTCGCGGCCGACGGTCGCGGAACTCGAGCGACTCGTCGAGCTCGGCCACGACCTCGCCGACGAGCACGTCGTGGCCGACGAGGAACATTTCGGGACGGACTTCACGTTCGTCCTCGTCGCCGACGAGATAGCCGACGACGTCCGCGAGTTCGTCGCGGACTTCCGCGACCGCACGTTGCTGAAGTTCGGCTACCACGGCCACTACGAGATCAATCTCGTCGTCGTCGCCCCGAAATCCGACGACCACGTCGGCAGCGAGGCCGCCGACGTTCTGGAAGCGTTTACCCTCTGGGAGGACGTGAGCACCCCCGACGAAGGGATACTGTCGCGGTTCGCGAAACGGTTCTGGCAGTAGGGCTGCTCCGACCGCCTGCGGAGAGCGACTCACGAGGATGTCGGCGACGAACTCGGCTATGTTCTCCAGATCGCGGGGCCCCTTCCAGGAACCGAGGCGGAACTCGTCGACGGCATACCGGAAGCGTTCGAACCGGCCATCAGAACGCGGTCGATTTCCCTCCCGTTGCTGTTCGGTACTGCCGTCTGTCAGCCAGGTGCGCAAAGAAAACGAACGGCGATCGATCGATGTTAGTCGTCGCTCGGTTCGGCTGCGGGGGTCTCGGGTCCGCGACGGACTGACTGAATGTTATTGTATCCGAGTCTGACGAGTGCGAGTGCTAGACCGATGAGAACGAGTCCGAGAACCATCTGCACGACCGCGGAGGCCTGCGCACCGAGGGTCCCCGCGCCACCCTGAATCAGGTTCAGGTAGAGGTTCTCGTAGAACACCAGGATCGACAGCCCGAGAACGGTGATCGTGACCATGATCGCCATCGGGACGCCGGTGGAGACGAGCTGTTTGTTGTCGTCCCAGTTGGCGAGCCAGACGGTCGCGGTAAGCAGCGCCAGCGCAGCGAGCAGCTGGTTCGCACCGCCGAACAGCTGCCAGAGGACGACCCACTGGCCGGAGATGACGAGCAGGTACGCGGGGACGATCTGCACGATCGGGTTCGTGTATCGGCCGCGTGCGATCGACCGCGGATCGAGGTTCAGTCCCGTATCGGTCCGCCCTGCCGGCGTCCCGACGATCTCTTCCATCATGTAGCGACCGAGACGGACGGCCGTGTCGGTTGACGTCAGCAGGAAGCTACAGAGGACCAGCGCCATGAACACGGCACCGACGGACTCTGAGACGCCGAGGCTGGTGAGGATGATACCGCCACCCTCTGCGAAGTTCGGAAGCGCGGCACCGATCCCGCCCGCGGGATCGGCGAAGCCTGCGACTGCGAGCGTCGAAAGCGCGACTGCCGCGAGAAGGCCTTCGCCGAGCATTCCGCCGTACCCGATCAGACGGGCGTCGGTCTCGTTATCGAGCTGTTTGGCGGTCGTCCCGGATGAAACGAGCGAGTGGAAGCCGCTGATCGTCCCGCAGGCGATCGTGATGAACAGCAGCGGGAACAGCGGCGCGAATCCGGCGGCCTCGACGCCCCAGAAGCCTTCGAACGCACCGATGGAACTGTCGATAACGAGTGGCTGGGCCGACGTTCCGAGTATCGTCCCGACGATGATCGCGACGATCGCTCCGCCGACGCCGGTGTACAGCAGGAACGACGACAGGTAGTCGCGCGGTTGGAGCAACACCCAGACGGGCAGTGCGCTCGCGATCGCCGCGTAGACCATCACGACCGGAATCCAGCCCGCAGTGTTACCGCCGAGTGCGGCCGCACCGGGCACCCAGTTACCGGCACCGCCGAGCAGGACGATCGTTCCGGCCGGGTAGTCGCCGGCGAACAGCGCCAGCGGGTACTGAAGCCCCACCCAGACCGCTGCGAAGACCCCGACAACGAAGACGATCGTACCGGGGATGAACGGCCCGTTGAACTGGTACAGGTAGACGCCGAACGCCAGCGCCAGCCCGATGTAGAGCAGCGAGGCCGTCACCACCTGCGGATACGCGTTGAAGACGATCCCCACGACCAGCGCGAACACTGCGACCACGAGCATGATCGTCAGGAACGCGAACCACAAGAGCATGTTCTTGCCGCCCTTTCCGACGTACTCGCCGATCATGTAGCCGATCGACTTCCCTTCGTGACGGAGACTCCCCGACAGCGACACGAAGTCGTGAACGGCACCCATCAGCGGGTTCCCGAGTGCGATCCACAGCAAGGCGGGCACCCATCCCCAGATAGCACCGGCCGTGATCGGTCCCACGATCGGTGCCCCACCCGCGATGCTCGAGTAGTGGTGGCCCAACAGAACCGGTTTTTTCGAGGGGACGTACTCCTGTCCGTCCTCGTATTTGTGCGCCGGTGTTTCTGCCTCCTCGTCGAGTTCGACGAACTGCGTGAGGTATCGAGAGTACCCCACGTAGCCGACGGTGAAGGTCACCAGTACTGCCGCGATGATCCAGATTACCTGTGTCATGTTACGTCTACGCAGACAGAGTGGGCCCAATGACCTTAATTGTTATTTGTCTTTATTGGTGGTTTTGCGTGTATTTTTTAATCCCATCCCGTACACGGATGGTAAATTACGTCATCGAAATCGAGGGACAAACCGTTCCGAAGCGGTGTTCAACGCCTGTTTTGACGATTTTCTTTCATACGTAAAAACTGATCAATCGTCCACAGTGATCGGGCCGACGGCGGGTTCCGACGGGCGAATGAGTGCACGCTATCACCGACCGCTGGGAGAGGACGGGACGAACAAAATCCGTGTATTCCTGACTAATCGGAATCGAATCCATATAAGACGTCCACTGTTCCGGTCTGCGTCTCAAATCGTATAACACACTCACGGACGAGTATCGATCAGGGAGAGGACTGGTCGAGAACGGCTTCCAGCGCGTCCATCGTCCGGTCGACCCGATCGATCCGTGCGTTGTGACCCATGTGACCGACTCGAAGCACGTCGTCCTCGAGGTCACCGAGCCCGGTCGCGAGGACGATATCGTGTTCGTCCGCCATCGACTCCTGTAGCCGACCGGCGTCGCCGTCGACCGCGAGCGCGGTCACGGTCGGCGACGACCGCCCGTCGTCCGGATAGAGCGACAGCCCGAGATCGGTCGCTCGCTGGCGACACCGCGTCGCGGCCTCCTCGTGGCGTTCGAAGACGTTCTCCAGCCCCTCCTCGAGCAGGAGATCGACGGCCGTCTCGAGACCGTACAGGTTCGACGACAGGTGCGTGTAGGGGAACCACTCCTCGGCGGCGGCGTCGCGCCACGGCTCGAGGTCCGTGTAGAGGCCGTCCGTCTCGAAGGACTCGATCTTCGCCCAGGCGCGGTCGCTGACCGAGCAGACGGTCAGTCCCGGCGGTGCGCTGAAACACTTTTGCGAGGCACCCAGACAGACGTCGATGCGATCGGTCGGCACCGGAACGCCGCCGAGCGAGGAGACGGCATCGACGACGCTGATGACGCCGTGATCCTCGAGTACGTCCAGCACTGGTCCGATATCGTTCAGGACGCCCGTCGGCGTCTCGCAGTGAACCATCGTGGCCACGTCGAACGAGCCGTCCTCGAGGTGGGACTCGACCGCCTCGACATCGATCGGGTCCTGCCACGACGTCGTACAGACCTCCGCCTCGCCGTCGTACATCTCGACGAAGTCGGCGAAGCCCTCCCCGTAGAGCCCGTTCGCGATGCACAGGACCCGATCGCCCGGCTCGACCAGCGACGCGATCGCCGCCTCGAGCCCGAGGATCCCTTCGCCGCCGAGGATCACGATGTCGTCGTCGCCGTAAATCGCCTCGAGTTTGTCAGTCAGCGTCCGGTAGAACTCGAAGAACTCGGGCTCGACGTCGGGGTTCGACGTCGGCTCGCTCATCCGTTCGCGGACCGCCGGCGGTACCTCGGTCGGACCGGGGGTCATGCGGAGTCGATCGTCGGTCATACGGAATCCACCGGCGTGTTCGTGCATAAATCGCTCGAGGCGCGAAGGCCGCGGTATCGTGCTCCTCGGCGATGGAACGCAGCGGGTTGTAGCCACTGAAACGATTTCCACACGAATCACAACGCATTCCTGCGATTAGGTAGGCAGTGAGTTTCAGTGGCTACTATCCTCGTCGGCTGTCGGCAGCGTGAACGAGAACGTCGACCCGTCGCCGGGCTCGGAGTCGACCCAGATCTCCCCGCCGTGTCGTTCGACGATCCGCTCACAGAGCGCGAGACCGATTCCCGTCCCGGAGTGTTCCTCGCGACTGTGGAGCCGTTGGAACACCTCGAAGATTCGCTCCTGATCGGACGGGTCGATGCCGATACCGTCGTCGGCGACGGACACCGTCCATTTCGTTCCGTTCCGTTCCGCCGAGACGCGTATCCGTGGCGGTTCCCGCCCGGTGTACTCGATCGCGTTGGCGAGCAGATTCTGGAACACCTGCCGCAACTGCCGCTCGTCACCCCTCACGCGCGGGAGCGACTCCGCGGTAATCTCGGCATCGGTACGCTCGATTTTCACCTCGAGGTTCTTGCTGGCGTCCTCGAGAACGCGCTGCAGCGACACTGGCTCGAACTCGTTCCCCCGGGTCTCGACTCGCGAATACTGGAGCAGGCCGTCGATCATGTCGCGCATGCGCTCGGCCCCGTCGACGGCGAACGCGAGGAACTCCTCGCCGTCCGCGTCGAGTTCGTCGCCGTACCGGCGCTCGATCAACTGCAGGTAGCTGGAAACCATTCGCAGCGGTTCTTGCAGGTCGTGGGACGCCGCGTAGGCGAACCCCTCGAGCCGTTCGTTCGATTCCTCGAGGTCGGCGATCAATTCCTCGAGTTCCGCCTGATACTGCTGGCGTTCGATCGCCTCGGCGAGGACGTTGGCGACGCTCTGGACGAAATTGACGTCCTCGTCGGTGAACCGTGCGGTGTCAGTATCGTGCGTGCCGAGGATCCCCCACGGGTCGTCGACCGGGCCGATGATGGTACTGATACCGCTGCGGACGTCGTGGCTCGTCAGCAACGCGGGGCCGCTAAAACGGGTTTCCGTCTCGAGGTCGGCGACCACGATCGGCTGATCGCTTTCGAGCGTGTACGCGGCCTGGGAGTCCGACTCGTCGGCCGATACCGTTTCCTCACCGACGAGACCGTCGCGCCAGCCGACGCCCTGCCGGAGCAGGAGTTCAACGGCCACCTCGTCGAGGTCGAGTACCTTGCAGTACTCGTTGTCGAGGACGGTAGCCACCTGCCTGGACGCTTCGTGCATGAGCTCGTCGAGGTCGTCGGTCTCGAGGGCGAGCTGACCGAGATCCGCCACGACCTGTTGCTGGTGTGCCCGCCGCTCGAGCTCCCGCTCTCGCTCTTTGCGTTCGGAGAGATCACGACCGATGCCCGCAAGCACGGGCTCGCCGTCGGGGCTCTCGAGGGCCGTGGCAGCGAATTCGTAGGGAATCCGCTCGCCGTCCCTCGTTCGGAGGTCTGCTTCGAGCTGCACGCTCCCGGTGTCGAATCCCTCCGCGATCGCGTCCGCGATCCGGTCGTACTCGTCGGGATCGAAGAAATCCGCGGCGCTCATCGACGCGACGTCCGCGTCAGAATACCCCGTCACCTCACAGAGGCTCTCGTTCCAGCGCTGTATCGTGCCGTCTTCCTCCACGACGTAGAAGACATCGTGGATGGCGTCCAAGACCTGTGCGGTGTACGCGCGGTAGTGCTCGAGGCGCTCGTTGGATCGCTCGAGTTGCTCGTTTGCCTCCTCCAGTTGGCCGACGATGGTCTCCAGTTCCGACCGCGTGTCCTGGAGTTCTCGGTTGCGTTGCTCGAGTTCTCGCGTTCGCGTTTTGGCCGCTGCGTTGTGGATGCCGGCAGCGAGGCCCGCAACGCTGGCGAGCGATGTCAGAATGACGACCGCCGAGGGATCCTCGATGGTCTCGCCGGGCTGGAGACTGTACAATGCGAGGACGGCGAGCATGACGCCGAGCCCGCTGAGACTCCACGTTGCGATAGCGCCGTAGAAACCGTCGTGGATATCGAACGCGGGCAACCGGTACGCGAAGTAGATGAGGACGACGCCGGGACCGGCGATGAGCAGCAGATCGATGAGGACGCTCTCGAGCGGTGTTCCAGCCGTGATTCGCGCGAGGGACAGGACTGCAGCGAGCACGACGAAGATCATCCCGAGGGCGATGATACTGCGTCGTCCGCCGACGACGGAGACGGGACGGCTCCGATCGATCATTGTCGTTGTTCAGGTGACTGCCGGTATGAGGGTTGTGTTCGAAACAGTGATCGCAGTCGGATGCCGCAATCGTGGCGGACGACGGGAGCCACCGAGCGTCCCTTTCGTCGCTCATCGACGGACCCGACGTCCGTGATCGCCCTCGGAACTGTGCTCCGAGCGACGGGAAAACCGGTATCACGCAGTTCGTCGTCGGTTGCACTGGAGAGCGCATGACCGATTGCAAGACTCAGCGTCGTGTGAGCGAGCGGCGAATCGAACATCCAACGTTCGCGGCCCTGTACGATCGGTGCATGCCGGACCGGTTCCTGATCGGTCGTCACCGCGAGTACCTCGCGGACGGCCTCTCCGGGCGCGTCCTCGACGTCGGTTCGGGGAACGGCGCGATGATTCCCTACGCGGCCGACCTCGGCGCCGACGGCCTCGAGTACCACGCGATCGAACCGGATCCGCACATGCGACGCCGTGCGGCCAGCACGGCCGAACGCTCCGACCTGCGGGTTCACCTCCGTGGCGACCGCGCGGAGTCGCTGCCGTACGTCGACGATGCGTTCGATACCGTGCTCTCGGGGCTGGTCTTCTGTACCATCGACGATCCCGACGCGGCACTCGAGGAGGTCGCACGGGTAGTCAAGCCGGGCGGCGAACTGCGATTTCTCGAGCACGTTCGCGCGGACGGCTGGCGGGCCCGGGCACAGGATCGTCTGGATCCGTTGTGGGAGCGCGCCGCCGGCGGGTGCCAGTTGAACCGGGAGACGGTCGAGCGGTTCGTCGGACACGACGCGTTCGACGCGCTCGAGATCGAACGCATCGAGTTCGGCGTGTTTCCCGCGACGCCGATCGTTCGCGGGCGGCTCAGACGGCGGACCGAAGGCGCTTCGCTCGGCCAGCGCGCGGCCGCTCTCTTCGGGACCGGGTGACCTGCCGTTCTGCAGGGGGCTGGGCGACGGTAGAAACGGTTCTCTCGCGTACTGGTTCGAGAGCCGGGTTCGTGGGGGTACTGGCCGACTACCGATCGTCGGTACTCGACTGGACCGAACCAGTCGCCGTCAATTTTCAACTGCTGAGTACAGTCAGTATTTCTTATACATCCGCTGTCGGTTGTCGAGATACTGTCCATGCATCGCAAAGGGACTCGGCGCTGGCAACGGACCGATCGGCGGTCGTACCTCGCGCTCGCTGCCACGACTGTTGCAGGGACGATCGGTGCACCCGAACCAGCCGTCGCGGCATCGACCGAGGAGTACGAGACGGTCACCGTTCCCGCGGGCGAGCGCGAGATCGTCCGGGTGAACGACGGCGAGACGTTTGAACGCGTTCTGTTCGACGTCACGGCCGACGGTGCCGCGGTGACGATCGTCGCCTACGGTACGGACTGGACCATCCGAAACGTCGCGGTTCGGGGCCAGGTCGACATGGGGGACGAAACGGTGATCGGGGCGGCCGACACCGGCGGCGGCACCTCCCGCATCGAAAACGTCTGGCTCGGCGACGGGGCGGTCTACGAAGAGAAGGGCGGCACCGGAATCTGGGTCAGGCCGGACCACGACGGCCACCTCGAGATCGATCGCGTGAACGTCCAGAACATGGGCGACAACGCCTTCTACTGTTCGGCGCCGGGTGCCGGCGGCGGGGGGACGGTCGCCCTGCGGAACTGCTACGCGGCGAACTGCTGGATCTCCCACTGTCGGCTCGCCTGGGGGATCGTCGACAACTGCGTCGCGGCAGTAACCGACGACCGCCAATACCGGCAGGGACGGGGCGTCTGGGCGTGGCCGCCCGGTCCGGTCCTGGTTCGGGACTGTCAGTTCGCGATGAACGGGGAACACTACTCCTTCGTCCCCGGTGCGAACGACACTGGGAGCGACATTTACGTCGACGACACGCAGTGGGACGACGATTTCCACGGCGGCTGGACCGACCACCACGGCGGGACGGTGAGTTTCGGGAAGAACACCGGTACTGATCCGCAAGACGTCGTTCCCGATGGCTGTCCGACGTCGGTTGCGGCGGCGCTCGAGCCGTAGCTCGCCCCGTGGGTTCCGTCATCGAATCGTGTTCGGAATCCGTTCGATGACGTCTGTCGCGACGACGCCGGGTCCGTACTCGGCCGTGGCGAGTTCGCCGGTCTTGCCGAGGATCCACGCCCCGAGTTCGGCGGCTTCGCGGCGATCCATTCCCTGCCCGAGCAGGGACGCCACGATACCGGCCATCGTATCTCCGGTTCCGGCGACGGTCAGCGCCGACGTTCCGGTCTCGTTTTCGATCCGTTCGCCCGCGGCGACGATCTCGTCGACGTCCCCGGTCAGAGTGATGACTCCCCCCGTCTCCTCGGAGAACGTCTCGAGCGAGCCGTAGGCCTCGTATATCGGGTCGTCCTCGGAGCCGCTGGGCGTCAGGATGGCGTTCGAGAGGTCCGCCTCGAGGCCGGGTTCTATCGCCAGCGCGTCGATGACGACGGGAATCTCGATGCGGTCGACCGCCTCGCGGACCGCGTCCGGATCGGCGTCGACGAGGCCGGGACCGATGACGAACGCGTCGGCCCAGTCGGCCACCTCGAGTGTGGGTTCGATCGCGCCGCCGTCGAACTCCTCGTCTCCGTGGTGGTCGACGAGCAGGTCCGGCGAATGGCTCGCGACGATCTCGTAGATCGGTTCGGGGACGAACACTCGGACGTGATCGGAGCCGGTCCGAAGCGCCGCTCGGCCGACGAGCGCCGGCTGGTTCGGATACGCGACGCTCCCGCCGACGATCCCGACGCGGCCGTTCTCGTTCCCGCTCTCCTCCGAGACGTTGGAGAGCGTCTGCTGGAGCCGTGCCATACACACCGTCCCGAGCGGCGTCGGGTAGGCGTTCGGCAGGCGAGTTCCGGTCCGATTCCCACTC
This portion of the Natrinema salinisoli genome encodes:
- a CDS encoding CobW family GTP-binding protein; amino-acid sequence: METNTDDDIPVTILSGNLGAGKTTLLNHLLSNAGDRTLAVLVNDMGEVNVDAELVAEGSELELDDGVTELSNGCICCELQDDLETAVVRLARDRSFDHLVVESSGISEPAPVARLFTTESRVAALYDVDTLVTVLDTPAFLEAFAGEERPERRGSEDDRPLSDLLVEQVEVSNLVLLNKADLCSEGELAEAEELVGALQPDAETIRTEFSAVDPDRLLGAGLFDAGRVNDLPGWKRALESDDGHEHDHGHDGDDHGGHHHPDEVYGVSSFVYRSRRPFHPERFDEFLRELPRSIVRAKGTAWLADNEMRVTIAQAGPSIRATAQGPWIASLPEVERDMYRSNRPNLEWHDEHGDRRTELVFIGTDYDEGALRTALEDALVTDDEWETDFDGPFPDEQGEETVVREP
- a CDS encoding carbon starvation CstA family protein encodes the protein MTQVIWIIAAVLVTFTVGYVGYSRYLTQFVELDEEAETPAHKYEDGQEYVPSKKPVLLGHHYSSIAGGAPIVGPITAGAIWGWVPALLWIALGNPLMGAVHDFVSLSGSLRHEGKSIGYMIGEYVGKGGKNMLLWFAFLTIMLVVAVFALVVGIVFNAYPQVVTASLLYIGLALAFGVYLYQFNGPFIPGTIVFVVGVFAAVWVGLQYPLALFAGDYPAGTIVLLGGAGNWVPGAAALGGNTAGWIPVVMVYAAIASALPVWVLLQPRDYLSSFLLYTGVGGAIVAIIVGTILGTSAQPLVIDSSIGAFEGFWGVEAAGFAPLFPLLFITIACGTISGFHSLVSSGTTAKQLDNETDARLIGYGGMLGEGLLAAVALSTLAVAGFADPAGGIGAALPNFAEGGGIILTSLGVSESVGAVFMALVLCSFLLTSTDTAVRLGRYMMEEIVGTPAGRTDTGLNLDPRSIARGRYTNPIVQIVPAYLLVISGQWVVLWQLFGGANQLLAALALLTATVWLANWDDNKQLVSTGVPMAIMVTITVLGLSILVFYENLYLNLIQGGAGTLGAQASAVVQMVLGLVLIGLALALVRLGYNNIQSVRRGPETPAAEPSDD
- a CDS encoding pyridoxal-phosphate-dependent aminotransferase family protein; translated protein: MTDDRLRMTPGPTEVPPAVRERMSEPTSNPDVEPEFFEFYRTLTDKLEAIYGDDDIVILGGEGILGLEAAIASLVEPGDRVLCIANGLYGEGFADFVEMYDGEAEVCTTSWQDPIDVEAVESHLEDGSFDVATMVHCETPTGVLNDIGPVLDVLEDHGVISVVDAVSSLGGVPVPTDRIDVCLGASQKCFSAPPGLTVCSVSDRAWAKIESFETDGLYTDLEPWRDAAAEEWFPYTHLSSNLYGLETAVDLLLEEGLENVFERHEEAATRCRQRATDLGLSLYPDDGRSSPTVTALAVDGDAGRLQESMADEHDIVLATGLGDLEDDVLRVGHMGHNARIDRVDRTMDALEAVLDQSSP
- a CDS encoding ArsA family ATPase; translation: MEPFVFFGGKGGVGKTTVSCAYALRCARDGQRTLVVSTDPAHSVTDVFDQPFDDSPQSVEGIDGLDAMEIDPEDEVTRHLDEIRQDLSEQVSASMVNEINRQLEMAHGTPGAYESALFDRFVDVMRNAAEYDRVVFDTSPTGSTLRLLGLPDLLEGWIDRLMHKRRTSIDLFEKAAVGSNEPRRVMEGDPVLARLQDRKEFFDFAGSALQDDAAFFLVLNPDELSLNETERAIANLQEKDLTVRGLVANKLTPSPDPDENGRGGRYLRERVETEAERLETVRSEFEPPLVAEIGWRSSEVKGDLLSDVAAELDIETAAEPPTHVS